The Fusobacterium sp. DNA segment AAATAATAATTTTCTTTTTCTTGATAAATATAAAGAAAATTTAACAAAAGAGGAAAAAAGAGAGATCTATATCAAAAATTTTTCTGCTGATACCTTTATAAGCAGTGCCAATGCAATAACTGAAGATGGCAAAATATTTAATATAGATGGAAATGGAAGTAGGGTTGCTCCTATAATTTATGGGCCTAAACAAGTAATAATAGTAGTTGGAATAAATAAAATAGTCCCTGATTTAGATCATGCTGTACACCGAGCAAGGCAGACTGCTGCACCACTTGATGCTGTACGGCTCAAAAAGAATACTCCTTGTGCAAAACTTGGATACTGCATAGACTGCCATCATTCTGAAAGAATATGCAATTCTTTTGTTACTATTGAAGGACAATTCATAAAAAACAGAATCAAAGTTATTATTGTTGATAAAAATATGGGATTTTAATATAAAAAGAAGCTGACTGAAAAAATATTAAGACAGCTTCCCTTTTTTTATTTAAAATTTCTCATAAAATAGTGTTTCTGAAAGGGGTTTACGAACTTTATCAAATCTTTCAGTATCTGCTTTGTTACCATTCCCATAACCTATAGCCAGAATGTTTACTGGTTCAAGATTTTCTGGAATATTAAATTCTGCTCTTATAACATCAGGTTTAAAGTAACATATCCATACTGTATCCAGTCCAAGCTCTTTAGCTTCTAACATCATATGAGTAGTAACTATACTTGTATCTATATCTACCATATTCTTTCCATCAAAAGGCCTTTTCCATACTTTTTCTCTATCTCCACATACTATTACTACTAATGGAGCTTGATATACATCTGTTCCTTTTTTTAATTTTTCAAGTCCTGTTTCTTCCTGTATAACAAGAAGTCTTTGAGACTGCATATTAGCTGCTGTTGGAGATATTCTTCCTGCTTCCAGTATTTTTTCTAATTTCTCTTTCTCTACCTTTTTATCAGCATAGTCACGACATGCAAATCTCTCTTTAGCAAGTTCTAAAAATCCCATTTTATTCCTCCTTAAGTTTTCAATAAATTTATATAAAAGCTGTGCACAGAAATTTATAATATAGTAATTGCTCTTTCAACTTCCCTATGATATAATCATATCACAAATTTTCTTATTAGCAAGAATGCACTTTTTTGTATTATAGTATCTAAAAAGATACTGTAAATTTTTTAAGGAGGATTATAATGAAAAATAAAATATACAGTTGTCCTATTGAAGCAACTTTAGACTTTATAGGTGGCAAATATAAATCTCTTATACTTTGGCATCTGATAGACAAAACATTGAGATATAGTGAACTTAGAAAACTTATTCCACAAGCTACACCTAAAATGCTGACTCAGCAACTTAGGGAGCTTGAAGAACATGATTTGATTATCAGAACTGTCTATCCTGTAGTTCCTCCTAAAGTAGAATACTCTCTTTCTGACTCTGGAAAAACTATAATTCCTATACTTGATACAATGTGTAATTGGGGAGAAAAGTTTTTACAAAGAAAGCAAATTCCTTCATGCAGCAGCAAAAAAGATTAATTTTTATTACTATCTATATACACATAAAAAAACCAGCTATCTAACTGGTTTTTTATATGATTATTTCATTTGGCCACTCTCTTTATAGTATGTTTTCTTTTCATCATACATAAGTTTATCTGCATAAGCTATCTGTTCATCTATTTTTATTTCTCCTGTATTCCAATGAAATCCAATAGATAAACTTATTTCTTTATCTAAATCTACTGCTGTTCTTAAATACTCTACATTAGTTTTAAATTTTTCCTTCGTTATGTTTTTGCAAAAAACTACAAATTCATCTCCACCTATACGAAAAACATCCTTCTTAAATATATTTATCAATATTTCTGCAATACGTTTCAATATCTTGTCTCCATAAGCATGTCCATAAGTATCATTCATTATCTTTAGTCCATTGAGATCTGCATAGATTATTCCTAAGGTTTCAGGAGGATTTTTTTCTATTCTTTCAAGAGTTTCTATATATTTATTTCTATTTCCTAAACCAGTAAGTATATCCATAAAGCTCATCTCTTCAAGTTTAGCCAAAAGTTTACGTTTATTAATATCATCCATGACAAAAAAGGTAACAGATTTTAACAGAGTTAGATTATTCGTGTTAATTGCTGGATTATCTACACCTAAAAATCCAACTATTTCATTATTTTCCATCAAAGGAGCTACTACTAAACTTTCTATTCCTTGAGCAACTAATACTTCATATTCAATACTTTCTTTTTTTACATTTTTTCCAACAGATGTAATATAGAATTCTCCTTTTTTCTTAAATTCCTCCAGCCAACGCTCTACTGCTTCTAGAGGTATTTTCTGAAGATTTCTTATTTCATTGCTTATACCTTCTCCACACCATTCATAAGTATTGGAAATTGTCTGATTAACATAATTTATTTCAAATATATAAGCACGATCTCCACAATAAAATTCTGCAATTATTTTTAATAACTCATTTATAGCCATTTCAGTATTATTATTTTTCGCTAAAGTCTCAATACACTGCACTAAAGTTTGTTCATTAGAAAGTTCAAACTTTAACCTTTGCTTTTCCATCTCATTTTTAGTGATATTAGTGGCTATTTCCAGACGTAATTTTCTTCCATTTACTTCAATATTTTTATTTTTTATATAAAAATGTTCATTAAGTTTCTTATTATAGTGCATCCATGTGTAAAATTTCTTTTTTTCTAATTTTGAATTTGTACAAAATTCACAAGGCTTCTTCTCACCCTGAAGTAATTCATAGCATTTTTTTCCTTCTAAATCTTCTTGTTTTTTTATATCAAGTAATTTCATTCCAAATCTATTCATATATACCAACTCATATGTAAATGGATCAGATATATAAATAGCATTTTCACTTTCATTTAAAATAATAGTTCTTAATTCATCATAATTCATAATAACATGTATATGATCCTCAAGACCATATTACTCCTTTCATATTTAATAATAAATAATAACGATTAAATAAGTATACATTGTTGAAGCAGATAAAATGGATTTAAGTTATTACAAAAATCTTTAATTCTATATTTTATATATATTTTTTAATTATATTTTGATTTTCTTTATTATAGCATTATTTAATCATATTTTCTATATAAAACTTGTATTTTTATTTTTCAATTAATATCTTTAAAATGAAATTTTAAAAGCGTACACTCAAATATATATTTCATCCATTGTATACAATAGCATATTAAAGTTTTATAAATTAATTCAATTAATATTTCTTTTTTTATCCGTACATCTTTTTACTTTTTTATAAAAAATTACTTTTGTAAAAAATATGTACTATTATTTTTAAATATATTTATTTGTCTTTAATTTTTATCTCATATAAAGCATATTTTTAATATCTTTTCATTAATTGAAATTCTATCTAAAAAAATTATATTATTATACATATACATTTAAAACTTAATTTTTCAGTATTTTTTCAATTTCTTTTTATAAAAAATTGAAATTTCAATGTAATGATATTATTTTAATATCTCTTGTTATTATGGTATAATATATAAAATTATTCAGAGGAAAGTCTTTATAATACTAAAAATTATACTTTAATGACTAATTTTTCAATAAGCTCTTTAAA contains these protein-coding regions:
- a CDS encoding lactate utilization protein; this encodes MNISQTVLNNIISNLEKRNMKGYFAEDIPQLINLIKELVLENSVIGCGDSMTLEEAGVYNFFRNNNFLFLDKYKENLTKEEKREIYIKNFSADTFISSANAITEDGKIFNIDGNGSRVAPIIYGPKQVIIVVGINKIVPDLDHAVHRARQTAAPLDAVRLKKNTPCAKLGYCIDCHHSERICNSFVTIEGQFIKNRIKVIIVDKNMGF
- a CDS encoding nitroreductase family protein, which gives rise to MGFLELAKERFACRDYADKKVEKEKLEKILEAGRISPTAANMQSQRLLVIQEETGLEKLKKGTDVYQAPLVVIVCGDREKVWKRPFDGKNMVDIDTSIVTTHMMLEAKELGLDTVWICYFKPDVIRAEFNIPENLEPVNILAIGYGNGNKADTERFDKVRKPLSETLFYEKF
- a CDS encoding helix-turn-helix domain-containing protein, whose product is MKNKIYSCPIEATLDFIGGKYKSLILWHLIDKTLRYSELRKLIPQATPKMLTQQLRELEEHDLIIRTVYPVVPPKVEYSLSDSGKTIIPILDTMCNWGEKFLQRKQIPSCSSKKD
- a CDS encoding GGDEF domain-containing protein, which translates into the protein MNYDELRTIILNESENAIYISDPFTYELVYMNRFGMKLLDIKKQEDLEGKKCYELLQGEKKPCEFCTNSKLEKKKFYTWMHYNKKLNEHFYIKNKNIEVNGRKLRLEIATNITKNEMEKQRLKFELSNEQTLVQCIETLAKNNNTEMAINELLKIIAEFYCGDRAYIFEINYVNQTISNTYEWCGEGISNEIRNLQKIPLEAVERWLEEFKKKGEFYITSVGKNVKKESIEYEVLVAQGIESLVVAPLMENNEIVGFLGVDNPAINTNNLTLLKSVTFFVMDDINKRKLLAKLEEMSFMDILTGLGNRNKYIETLERIEKNPPETLGIIYADLNGLKIMNDTYGHAYGDKILKRIAEILINIFKKDVFRIGGDEFVVFCKNITKEKFKTNVEYLRTAVDLDKEISLSIGFHWNTGEIKIDEQIAYADKLMYDEKKTYYKESGQMK